Proteins found in one Pelmatolapia mariae isolate MD_Pm_ZW linkage group LG7, Pm_UMD_F_2, whole genome shotgun sequence genomic segment:
- the il11ra gene encoding interleukin-11 receptor subunit alpha, with protein MPSLLFSPVCLTVIWFLSWSLCPSCAQIWTDEVSGEQYGRLESNVTLACNNSKIRLPVSWHLSHSTVLPWHQVTPNGSLVLLRVNHSAQGTYSCYDNSGRLLRSIKLRLGHPPGRLTISCQVPNHTHVRCSWVETVKTFLPAEYNASFSNGKEWSPCIVDVTQKHCDVVHPAFWQPIHTLRITETNTLGSKNTTASVKLHELLKPDPPESVLVKELEGYPKKLLISWRFPSSWPQHDAFPLIFHIRYRPQGSMFWSEIYSLDNSIVIWDALAGHLHQVQVRTRDEINAESQWSEWSPLLLGRPWEDYTTPEPDVEPDDIFTLPTKSKPEASTPKSRGSKHGDEGNLGLVILLVLFSVVILTTIFSLIFVVWMRQRRRDHATKQELTSMVKMKSIPI; from the exons ATGCCAAGCCTTTTGTTCAGCCCTGTGTGTCTGACAGTCATCTGGTTTTTATCGTGGTCACTGTGTCCCAGTTGTGCTCAGATCTGGACCGATGAAG TGTCAGGCGAGCAGTATGGGCGCTTGGAGTCGAATGTGACACTGGCATGCAATAATTCCAAAATCAG GTTACCTGTGTCGTGGCATCTCAGCCACAGCACAGTGTTACCATGGCATCAAGTGACACCAAATGGAAGCTTAGTCCTGCTGCGTGTCAACCATTCAGCGCAGGGCACCTACAGCTGCTATGACAACAGTGGGCGGCTCCTCCGTTCTATAAAACTCAGGCTGGGCC ATCCCCCCGGGCGGCTGACCATTTCCTGTCAAGTGCCCAATCACACACATGTTCGCTGCTCCTGGGTAGAAACTGTAAAGACCTTTCTGCCAGCAGAGTATAATGCCTCCTTCAG caatGGTAAAGAGTGGAGCCCATGCATCGTGGACGTCACCCAGAAGCACTGCGATGTAGTTCACCCTGCTTTCTGGCAGCCCATCCATACCCTTAGAATCACAGAGACGAATACGCTTGGGTCTAAGAATACAACCGCCAGTGTTAAATTACACGAGCTAT TAAAACCAGACCCTCCAGAGTCAGTGTTGGTGAAGGAACTTGAAGGGTATCCAAAGAAGCTACTGATCTCATGGAGATTTCCCTCTTCCTGGCCCCAGCATGATGCTTTTCCTTTGATATTTCATATCAGATATAGGCCACAGGGCTCTATGTTCTGGTCAGAG ATTTACTCTTTGGATAATTCAATTGTAATATGGGACGCTCTGGCAGGCCACCTTCACCAGGTTCAGGTGCGAACCCGTGATGAAATTAACGCGGAGAGCCAGTGGAGTGAATGGTCTCCTCTGCTACTCGGCAGGCCCTGGGAAG ACTATACCACCCCTGAGCCTGATGTGGAACCAGATGACATCTTTACTCTCCCAACCAAATCAAAGCCTGAAGCCTCCACTCCAAAGTCACGGG GTTCTAAACACGGGGATGAAGGTAATTTAGGTCTGGTGATTCTCCTGGTTTTGTTCTCCGTGGTCATCCTCACCACCATCTTTTCCCTCATCTTTGTTGTGTG GATGAGACAGAGGCGACGTGATCATGCCACCAAACAAGAGCTCACCTCTATGGTCAAGATGAAGTCCATCCCAATCTAA